A genome region from Halalkalibacillus sediminis includes the following:
- the rplD gene encoding 50S ribosomal protein L4 — MPKVALYNQSGSKVGDVELADNVFGIEPNESVMKDAVVMQQANLRQGTHKVKNRSEVSGGGRKPWRQKGTGRARQGSIRSPQWVGGGVVFGPTPRSYSFKLPKKVRRLALRSAYASKVQSDDIFVLDSLSIEAPKTKEVVNMLSSFEASKKVLIVTADRDEVVERSANNLQNVEVLSLDQVNVLDLVKHDKLFITKEAAEKAGEVLA, encoded by the coding sequence ATGCCTAAAGTAGCACTATATAACCAATCGGGTTCTAAAGTTGGTGATGTTGAACTTGCAGATAACGTGTTTGGTATCGAACCAAACGAATCAGTAATGAAAGATGCTGTCGTTATGCAACAAGCGAACCTACGCCAAGGAACTCATAAAGTTAAAAATCGCTCTGAAGTAAGCGGTGGAGGACGCAAGCCATGGCGCCAAAAAGGTACAGGTCGTGCCCGTCAAGGTTCAATCCGTTCACCACAATGGGTAGGTGGAGGAGTTGTATTCGGCCCTACACCACGTAGCTATAGCTTCAAGCTACCTAAAAAAGTACGTCGCTTAGCGCTTCGTTCAGCTTATGCATCTAAAGTACAGTCAGACGACATCTTTGTACTAGATTCATTAAGCATTGAAGCACCTAAGACAAAAGAAGTTGTTAACATGCTAAGCAGTTTTGAAGCTAGCAAAAAAGTATTAATTGTAACTGCTGATCGTGACGAAGTAGTAGAACGTTCTGCAAACAACCTACAAAATGTTGAAGTTCTTTCATTAGATCAAGTAAACGTTTTGGATTTGGTTAAGCATGACAAGCTGTTTATCACGAAAGAAGCAGCGGAAAAAGCAGGGGAGGTGCTTGCATAA
- the rplC gene encoding 50S ribosomal protein L3 codes for MAQGILGRKVGMTQLFSENGELVPVTVIQAEGNVVLQKKTMENDGYEAVQIGFADQKANRIRKAEKGHADKASATPKRFVREIRNANLDDFEVGQELSVDMFEAGQMVDVTGTSKGKGFQGSIKRHNQSRGPMTHGSHYHRGPGAMGVIDPMRVFKGKKIPGQMGGETVTLQNLEVVKVDAENSLILIKGNVPGPKKSYVKIASAVKA; via the coding sequence ATGGCGCAAGGAATCTTAGGACGTAAAGTTGGAATGACTCAACTATTCTCTGAGAATGGTGAATTAGTTCCTGTAACAGTGATTCAAGCAGAAGGAAACGTTGTTCTTCAAAAGAAGACAATGGAAAACGATGGCTACGAAGCTGTACAAATCGGTTTTGCTGACCAAAAAGCAAATCGAATCAGAAAAGCTGAGAAAGGCCATGCGGATAAAGCTAGTGCAACACCTAAGCGCTTCGTTCGCGAAATCCGTAACGCAAATCTTGACGACTTTGAAGTCGGCCAAGAATTGAGTGTGGATATGTTCGAAGCAGGTCAAATGGTTGATGTAACCGGAACTTCTAAAGGTAAAGGTTTCCAAGGTTCAATTAAGAGACACAACCAATCTCGCGGACCTATGACTCACGGTTCTCACTATCACCGTGGACCAGGTGCGATGGGTGTTATTGACCCAATGCGTGTATTCAAAGGTAAGAAGATTCCAGGACAAATGGGTGGAGAAACAGTAACTCTTCAAAACCTAGAAGTTGTTAAGGTTGATGCTGAAAACAGCTTGATCCTTATCAAAGGTAATGTCCCAGGACCTAAAAAATCTTACGTTAAAATAGCAAGTGCGGTTAAGGCGTAA
- the rpsJ gene encoding 30S ribosomal protein S10 translates to MAKEKIRIRLKAYDHKVLDQSAVKIVETAKRSGAEVSGPIPLPTERSVYTILRAVHKYKDAREQFEMRTHKRLIDILSPSPQTVDSLMRLDLPSGVDIEIKL, encoded by the coding sequence ATGGCAAAAGAGAAGATTCGTATCCGATTAAAAGCTTATGATCACAAGGTGTTAGATCAGTCAGCTGTTAAAATCGTAGAAACGGCAAAACGTTCAGGAGCAGAAGTATCTGGTCCAATACCGTTGCCAACAGAACGCTCTGTATACACAATCTTACGTGCGGTTCACAAGTATAAAGATGCTCGTGAGCAGTTCGAAATGCGTACACATAAACGCTTGATTGATATTCTGAGCCCGTCTCCACAAACAGTGGATTCATTGATGCGTTTAGATTTACCATCTGGCGTAGATATCGAAATTAAATTATAA
- the tuf gene encoding elongation factor Tu yields MSKEKFDRSKPHVNIGTIGHVDHGKTTLTAAITTVLHKKSGSGEARAYDTIDGAPEEKERGITISTAHVEYETENRHYAHVDCPGHADYVKNMITGAAQMDGAILVVSAADGPMPQTREHILLSRQVGVPAIAVFLNKTDMVDDEELLELVEMEVRDLLSEYDFPGDDVPVVKGSALKALEGEEEYENAIFELMDAVDEYIPNPDRDTDKPFMMPVEDVFSITGRGTVATGRVERGQVKVGDEIEIIGMKEDSTKTTITGVEMFRKLLDYAEAGDNIGALLRGVAREDISRGQVLAKPGSITPHTNFQAEVYVLSKEEGGRHTPFFTNYRPQFYFRTTDVTGVCHLPDGVEMVMPGDNIEMSVELIAPIAIEEGTKFSIREGGRTVGAGVVAKITK; encoded by the coding sequence ATGTCAAAAGAAAAATTTGACCGCTCAAAGCCCCATGTGAACATTGGTACTATTGGACACGTTGACCATGGGAAAACTACATTAACTGCAGCAATCACTACTGTATTACACAAGAAATCTGGTTCTGGTGAAGCACGCGCGTACGATACAATCGACGGTGCTCCAGAAGAGAAAGAACGTGGAATCACAATCTCAACTGCACACGTTGAGTACGAAACTGAAAACCGTCACTATGCACACGTTGACTGCCCAGGTCACGCTGACTATGTTAAAAACATGATCACTGGTGCTGCACAAATGGACGGAGCTATCCTAGTTGTATCTGCAGCTGATGGCCCAATGCCACAAACTCGTGAGCACATCCTACTTTCTCGTCAGGTTGGTGTACCTGCAATCGCAGTATTCCTAAACAAAACTGACATGGTAGACGATGAAGAACTTCTAGAACTAGTTGAAATGGAAGTTCGCGACCTACTTTCTGAGTACGACTTCCCTGGCGATGACGTACCAGTAGTAAAAGGTTCTGCTCTTAAAGCTCTTGAAGGTGAAGAAGAGTACGAAAACGCAATCTTTGAATTAATGGATGCTGTTGATGAGTACATTCCTAACCCAGACCGTGACACTGACAAGCCATTCATGATGCCAGTTGAGGACGTATTCTCAATCACTGGCCGTGGTACAGTTGCAACTGGCCGTGTTGAACGTGGTCAAGTTAAAGTCGGTGACGAAATCGAAATCATCGGTATGAAAGAAGATTCTACTAAAACAACAATCACTGGTGTTGAAATGTTCCGTAAGCTTCTAGACTATGCTGAAGCTGGTGACAACATTGGTGCGCTTCTACGTGGTGTTGCACGTGAAGATATCAGCCGTGGTCAGGTTCTTGCTAAGCCAGGATCTATCACTCCACACACAAACTTCCAAGCTGAAGTTTATGTACTATCAAAAGAAGAAGGTGGACGTCATACTCCATTCTTCACAAACTACCGTCCTCAGTTCTACTTCCGTACAACTGACGTAACTGGTGTTTGTCACCTTCCAGATGGTGTAGAAATGGTTATGCCTGGTGACAACATTGAAATGTCTGTTGAACTTATCGCTCCAATCGCGATTGAAGAAGGTACTAAATTCTCAATCCGTGAAGGTGGACGTACAGTAGGCGCTGGCGTTGTAGCAAAAATTACTAAGTAA
- the fusA gene encoding elongation factor G gives MPREFSLDKYRNIGIMAHIDAGKTTATERILFYTGRIHKLGETHEGASQMDWMDQEQERGITITSAATTAQWNDHRINIIDTPGHVDFTVEVERSLRVLDGSVALLDAQSGVEPQTETVWRQATTYGVPRIVFINKMDKVGADFIYSVGTLEDRLGANAHPIQLPIGAEDNFDGIIDLVEMKAYYYEDDLGTRAKATEIPDDYKEQADEYRSRLVEAVAELDEELMMKYLEGEELTTAEIKAAIRQGTCDVEFYPVMCGSAFKNKGVQLLLDAVIDYLPSPLDVPAIEGHVADTEEKIIRKSDDNEPFSALAFKVATDPYVGKITFFRVYSGVLKSGSYVKNSTKDKRERVGRILQMHANHREEVDAVYAGDIAAGVGLKDTGTGDTLCAEKDNVILESMDFPDPVIAVAIEPKSKADQDKMAIALGKLAEEDPTFRTETNEETGQTIIHGMGELHLDIIVDRLKREFKVEANVGAPQVAYRETFRASAEVEGKFVRQSGGRGQYGHVWVKFEPNEEGAGFEFENKIVGGVVPREYIPAVQAGIAEAMENGVVAGYPLIDVKATLYDGSYHDVDSNETAFKVAASMALKAAKQKCSPVLLEPMMKVEIVVPEEYMGDIMGDVTSRRGRVEGMGSRGNASVVNAFVPLSEMFGYATSLRSNTQGRGTYTMHFDHFEEVPKSISEEIVKKNSGQ, from the coding sequence ATGCCAAGAGAGTTCTCCTTAGACAAATATCGTAACATTGGTATTATGGCTCACATTGACGCCGGGAAAACGACAGCTACTGAACGTATCTTGTTCTATACAGGACGTATTCATAAGCTGGGAGAAACTCACGAAGGTGCATCTCAAATGGACTGGATGGATCAGGAGCAAGAGCGTGGTATTACTATCACATCTGCTGCGACCACAGCCCAATGGAATGACCATCGTATAAATATCATCGATACACCAGGACACGTAGACTTCACAGTAGAGGTTGAACGTTCTCTACGTGTACTAGACGGATCTGTAGCACTTCTTGATGCTCAGTCTGGTGTTGAACCACAAACTGAAACTGTTTGGCGACAAGCTACTACTTACGGGGTGCCACGTATCGTATTCATCAACAAGATGGACAAAGTCGGTGCGGATTTCATTTACTCTGTAGGTACTCTTGAGGATCGTCTAGGTGCTAACGCACACCCGATCCAGTTGCCAATCGGTGCAGAAGATAATTTTGACGGAATCATTGATCTAGTTGAAATGAAAGCTTATTACTACGAAGATGATCTAGGAACTCGTGCGAAAGCTACCGAAATTCCTGATGATTATAAAGAGCAAGCTGACGAATACCGTAGCCGTTTAGTAGAAGCGGTTGCTGAACTAGATGAAGAACTAATGATGAAATATCTAGAAGGTGAAGAGCTTACTACAGCAGAAATCAAAGCTGCAATCCGCCAAGGGACTTGTGACGTTGAATTCTATCCTGTTATGTGTGGTTCTGCATTTAAGAACAAAGGGGTACAACTCCTACTTGATGCAGTAATCGATTACTTGCCTTCTCCACTAGATGTGCCAGCAATTGAAGGTCATGTAGCAGATACAGAAGAGAAGATCATTCGTAAGTCAGATGACAACGAGCCATTCTCAGCACTTGCATTTAAAGTTGCGACAGACCCTTATGTTGGTAAAATTACATTCTTCCGTGTCTACTCTGGTGTTCTGAAGAGTGGTTCTTACGTGAAGAACTCAACAAAAGACAAGCGTGAGCGTGTAGGTCGTATCCTACAAATGCACGCTAACCACCGTGAAGAAGTCGACGCTGTATATGCTGGTGATATCGCAGCAGGTGTCGGACTGAAAGACACGGGAACAGGTGACACGCTATGTGCCGAAAAAGACAACGTCATTCTTGAGTCTATGGACTTCCCTGATCCGGTTATCGCTGTTGCGATTGAACCAAAATCAAAAGCTGACCAAGATAAAATGGCGATTGCTCTTGGTAAGCTAGCTGAGGAAGACCCAACATTCCGTACAGAAACGAACGAAGAGACAGGCCAAACGATTATTCATGGTATGGGTGAGCTTCACCTAGACATTATCGTTGACCGTCTGAAGCGTGAGTTTAAAGTGGAAGCAAATGTTGGTGCTCCACAAGTTGCTTACCGTGAAACGTTCCGCGCATCTGCGGAAGTCGAAGGAAAATTCGTACGTCAGTCTGGTGGTCGTGGACAATACGGTCATGTTTGGGTTAAATTTGAGCCAAATGAAGAGGGCGCAGGATTCGAATTCGAAAACAAAATCGTCGGTGGTGTTGTTCCTCGTGAATACATCCCAGCAGTACAAGCAGGTATTGCAGAAGCAATGGAAAACGGTGTCGTTGCCGGCTATCCATTGATTGACGTTAAAGCGACATTATATGATGGTTCTTACCACGATGTCGACTCAAACGAAACAGCATTTAAAGTAGCTGCTTCAATGGCATTGAAAGCAGCGAAACAAAAATGTAGCCCAGTTCTTCTAGAGCCAATGATGAAAGTTGAAATTGTTGTTCCTGAAGAATACATGGGAGATATCATGGGTGACGTTACTTCCCGTCGTGGACGTGTAGAAGGAATGGGATCTCGTGGTAACGCATCTGTCGTTAACGCATTCGTACCACTTTCTGAAATGTTCGGTTACGCAACATCATTGCGTTCGAACACTCAAGGTCGCGGAACGTACACTATGCACTTCGATCACTTTGAAGAAGTTCCTAAATCAATTTCAGAGGAAATTGTTAAAAAAAATAGTGGACAGTAA
- the rpsG gene encoding 30S ribosomal protein S7 — protein sequence MPRKGAVPKRDVLPDPMYKSKLVTRLINQIMYDGKKGVAQKILYKAFDLVEERSGQNAIDVFEEAMKNVMPVLEVRARRVGGSNYQVPVEVRPERRQALGLRFIVNYARLRGEKTMEERLANEVLDASNNTGAAVKRREEMHKMAEANKAFAHYRW from the coding sequence ATGCCACGTAAAGGTGCAGTACCAAAAAGAGATGTACTACCAGATCCGATGTATAAATCAAAATTAGTTACACGCTTGATCAACCAAATCATGTATGATGGCAAAAAAGGTGTTGCTCAAAAAATTCTATATAAAGCTTTCGACTTAGTCGAAGAGCGTAGCGGTCAAAACGCTATAGATGTATTTGAAGAAGCAATGAAAAACGTAATGCCAGTACTTGAGGTTCGTGCAAGACGTGTAGGTGGCTCTAACTACCAAGTACCGGTTGAAGTACGTCCAGAACGTCGTCAAGCATTAGGTCTACGTTTCATCGTAAACTATGCTAGACTTCGCGGCGAAAAGACAATGGAAGAGCGCTTAGCTAATGAAGTTCTTGACGCGTCTAACAACACAGGAGCTGCTGTTAAGCGTCGTGAAGAAATGCATAAAATGGCTGAAGCTAACAAAGCATTCGCTCACTATCGTTGGTAA
- the rpsL gene encoding 30S ribosomal protein S12: MPTINQLVRKGRQSKTQKSDSPALNKGFNSYKKKFTNNPAPQKRGVCTRVATMTPKKPNSALRKYARVRLSNQIEVTAYIPGIGHNLQEHSVVLIRGGRVKDLPGVRYHIVRGALDTAGVDGRRQGRSKYGTKMPKEKK, from the coding sequence ATGCCAACTATTAACCAATTAGTACGTAAAGGTCGTCAGTCAAAGACACAAAAATCTGACTCACCAGCACTAAATAAAGGTTTCAACTCATACAAGAAAAAGTTCACGAATAACCCTGCTCCACAAAAACGTGGTGTATGTACTCGTGTTGCTACTATGACTCCAAAGAAACCGAACTCAGCATTACGTAAATATGCACGTGTACGTCTTTCTAACCAAATCGAAGTAACAGCGTACATTCCAGGAATCGGTCACAACCTACAAGAACACAGTGTTGTATTGATCCGTGGTGGACGTGTAAAAGACTTACCAGGTGTACGTTATCATATCGTACGTGGAGCACTAGACACTGCAGGTGTTGATGGCCGCAGACAAGGTCGCTCTAAGTACGGCACGAAGATGCCTAAAGAGAAAAAATAA
- a CDS encoding ribosomal L7Ae/L30e/S12e/Gadd45 family protein, with amino-acid sequence MSYDKVAQASNGIVIGAKQVLNSMKNGEVQEVVIAENAERRITDKVLKTADELGIPILYVESSKELGKASGIDVGAATVAIRR; translated from the coding sequence ATGTCTTATGATAAAGTAGCACAGGCTAGTAACGGTATTGTTATTGGAGCAAAACAAGTACTTAACTCCATGAAAAATGGAGAGGTACAAGAAGTCGTCATCGCTGAAAATGCTGAACGACGTATAACAGATAAAGTTTTAAAGACAGCGGATGAACTCGGTATACCGATCCTTTATGTTGAATCCTCTAAGGAACTTGGTAAAGCAAGCGGAATCGACGTAGGCGCTGCCACAGTGGCAATCAGAAGATAA
- the rpoC gene encoding DNA-directed RNA polymerase subunit beta' — protein sequence MIDVNRFEYMKIGLASPDKIRSWSFGEVKKPETINYRTLKPEKDGLFCERIFGPTKDWECHCGKYKRVRYKGVVCDRCGVEVTKSKVRRERMGHIELAAPVSHIWYFKGIPSRMGLILDLSPRALEEVIYFAAYIVTEPGDTPLEKKQLLSEKEFRAYYDKYGNTFKANMGAEAIRKLLQDVDLDKEVTELKEELKTAQGQRRTRAIKRLEVLESFRNSGNDPSWMILDVLPIIPPELRPMVQLDGGRFATSDLNDLYRRVINRNNRLKRLLDLGAPTIIVQNEKRMLQESVDALIDNGRRGRPVTGPGNRPLKSLSHMLKGKQGRFRQNLLGKRVDYSGRSVIVVGPNLKMYQCGLPKEMAIELFKPFVMRELVDRGLAHNIKSAKRNIERLRPEIWDVLEDVIKEHPVLLNRAPTLHRLGIQAFEPTLVEGRAIRLHPLVCTAYNADFDGDQMAVHVPLSPEAQAEARILMLAAQNILNPKDGKPVVTPSQDMVLGNYYLTLERENALGEGATFSTPHEAILAYDNGYVHLHSRIAVAASGIDNPKFTDEQKGKLLLTTVGKIIFNEILPDSFPYINEPTNDNLENLTPDEYFVDPTSDVKEEISKRELILPFKKGILGDIIAQVFKFYQITETSKMLDRMKDLGFKYSTKAGITIGVSDIVVLPDKQDVLDESQEKIDKVMKQFRRGLITESERYDRVISIWTEAKDKIQNKLMGSLESLNPIYMMSDSGARGNASNFTQLAGMRGLMANPSGRIIELPIKSSFREGLTVLEYFISTHGARKGLADTALKTADSGYLTRRLVDVAQDVIIREDDCGTDRGMTVSALTEGNEIIVPLIDRLIGRRAFRSIKHPETGKVLAKRNDLLTEDISKEIIESGIEEVVIRSVFTCNTHHGACEKCYGMNMATGDQVEVGEAVGIIAAQSIGEPGTQLTMRTFHTGGVAGDDITQGLPRIQEVFEARNPKGQAVISEIYGTVTQIDDVKDKKEITVQGEVETKSYTTPYNARVKVEEGQEVIAGQSLTEGSVDPKELIKVQGLQGVQEYLLKEVQKVYRMQGVEISDKHIEVMVRQMLRKVRVTEAGDTDVLPGSLMEIQDFKNVNKDALIEGKQPAIGKPIILGITKASLETDSFLSAASFQETTRILTDAAIKGKYDELLGLKENVIIGKLVPAGTGLQRYRQLEADKDEELVAEKPVEEPTEI from the coding sequence TTGATCGATGTAAACAGATTTGAGTATATGAAAATAGGTTTGGCTTCACCAGACAAAATCCGTTCATGGTCATTTGGCGAAGTAAAGAAACCTGAAACAATCAATTACCGTACCTTAAAGCCAGAAAAAGACGGTCTTTTCTGTGAAAGAATCTTCGGTCCTACAAAGGACTGGGAATGTCATTGCGGAAAATACAAGCGTGTAAGATACAAAGGCGTTGTATGTGACCGTTGTGGTGTTGAAGTAACGAAGTCTAAAGTACGTCGTGAGCGCATGGGGCACATTGAACTAGCTGCCCCTGTATCTCACATTTGGTATTTCAAAGGGATTCCAAGTCGAATGGGACTAATCCTAGATTTATCTCCAAGAGCTTTAGAAGAAGTGATTTATTTTGCGGCGTATATCGTAACTGAACCTGGCGATACTCCGCTTGAGAAGAAGCAACTTCTTTCTGAGAAAGAATTCCGTGCCTATTATGATAAGTACGGCAACACTTTCAAAGCTAACATGGGTGCTGAGGCGATTCGTAAATTATTACAAGATGTTGATTTGGACAAAGAAGTTACCGAGCTTAAAGAAGAGCTTAAAACTGCACAAGGTCAACGTCGTACTAGAGCGATCAAACGCTTAGAAGTGCTAGAGTCATTCAGAAACTCAGGGAATGATCCTTCTTGGATGATCCTTGATGTTCTACCAATCATTCCACCAGAATTGCGACCGATGGTTCAATTAGATGGTGGGCGCTTTGCGACCTCAGATTTAAACGATCTATACCGCAGAGTAATCAACCGTAACAATCGTTTGAAGCGTCTATTAGACTTAGGTGCACCTACGATCATCGTTCAAAACGAGAAACGTATGTTGCAAGAATCAGTAGATGCTCTAATAGATAATGGTCGTCGTGGACGTCCAGTTACTGGTCCAGGAAACCGTCCATTGAAGTCTCTTTCTCATATGTTGAAAGGTAAGCAAGGTCGTTTCCGTCAGAACTTACTTGGTAAACGTGTTGACTATTCAGGTCGTTCTGTAATCGTTGTAGGTCCGAACTTGAAAATGTATCAGTGTGGTCTTCCGAAAGAAATGGCCATCGAGCTTTTCAAGCCGTTCGTAATGAGAGAACTTGTAGACCGTGGCTTAGCGCACAACATCAAGTCTGCGAAGAGAAACATTGAGAGACTACGTCCTGAAATCTGGGATGTACTTGAAGATGTAATTAAAGAACACCCTGTATTACTTAACCGTGCACCGACATTGCACCGTTTAGGGATTCAAGCATTTGAGCCTACACTTGTTGAAGGGCGTGCGATCCGTTTGCACCCACTCGTTTGTACAGCATATAACGCTGACTTCGATGGTGACCAAATGGCTGTTCACGTACCACTTTCTCCGGAAGCACAAGCTGAGGCAAGAATCTTGATGTTAGCAGCACAGAACATCTTGAACCCTAAAGATGGTAAGCCAGTTGTAACGCCTTCACAGGATATGGTGTTAGGTAACTATTACTTAACATTAGAAAGAGAGAATGCACTTGGAGAAGGTGCAACATTCTCAACTCCTCACGAAGCTATACTAGCTTATGACAATGGTTACGTGCATTTGCATAGTAGAATTGCAGTAGCAGCATCCGGAATCGATAATCCTAAGTTCACTGATGAACAAAAAGGTAAGCTGCTATTGACGACGGTAGGTAAGATCATTTTTAACGAAATCTTGCCTGATTCATTCCCTTATATCAACGAACCGACGAACGATAACTTGGAGAACTTGACTCCAGATGAATACTTCGTCGATCCGACTTCTGATGTAAAGGAAGAAATCAGCAAGCGTGAACTAATACTACCTTTCAAGAAAGGTATTCTAGGAGATATCATCGCACAAGTGTTTAAGTTCTATCAGATTACGGAAACATCTAAGATGCTTGACCGTATGAAGGACTTAGGATTCAAATACTCTACTAAAGCAGGTATTACAATAGGTGTATCTGACATCGTTGTTCTTCCTGATAAGCAAGATGTATTGGATGAATCTCAAGAAAAAATCGATAAAGTCATGAAGCAGTTCCGTCGTGGTTTGATTACAGAGAGTGAAAGATATGACCGTGTAATTTCCATCTGGACGGAAGCTAAAGACAAAATCCAGAATAAATTGATGGGATCATTAGAATCACTAAACCCAATCTACATGATGAGTGATTCCGGTGCGCGTGGTAACGCCTCTAACTTTACACAGTTAGCTGGTATGCGTGGTCTTATGGCTAACCCATCTGGACGTATCATCGAATTACCGATCAAATCAAGTTTCCGTGAAGGTCTGACGGTATTAGAGTACTTTATCTCTACTCACGGTGCTCGTAAAGGTCTAGCCGATACTGCACTGAAGACAGCCGACTCAGGTTACCTGACACGTAGACTAGTGGATGTTGCACAAGACGTCATCATCCGTGAAGACGATTGTGGAACTGATCGCGGTATGACAGTTAGTGCATTGACTGAAGGCAACGAAATCATCGTGCCATTGATTGACCGTTTAATCGGACGTAGAGCCTTCAGATCTATCAAGCATCCTGAAACAGGAAAAGTCCTTGCTAAACGTAACGACTTGCTGACTGAAGATATTTCAAAAGAAATTATCGAATCAGGCATTGAAGAAGTCGTTATCCGTTCAGTATTCACTTGTAACACACACCATGGTGCATGTGAAAAATGTTATGGCATGAACATGGCTACTGGTGATCAGGTTGAAGTCGGTGAAGCAGTCGGTATCATCGCGGCTCAGTCAATCGGTGAACCTGGTACACAGCTTACTATGCGTACATTCCACACAGGTGGGGTTGCAGGTGACGACATCACACAAGGTCTACCTCGTATCCAAGAGGTATTTGAAGCACGTAATCCGAAAGGTCAAGCAGTAATCAGTGAAATTTATGGTACTGTAACCCAAATAGATGACGTGAAGGATAAGAAAGAAATTACCGTGCAAGGTGAAGTCGAAACGAAATCGTACACTACACCATATAATGCACGAGTAAAAGTTGAGGAAGGCCAAGAAGTTATTGCTGGTCAATCCTTAACAGAAGGTTCCGTAGACCCTAAAGAACTAATCAAAGTTCAAGGTCTGCAAGGTGTTCAGGAGTACTTGCTGAAAGAAGTGCAAAAAGTTTATCGTATGCAAGGTGTTGAAATCAGTGATAAACACATCGAAGTCATGGTTCGTCAGATGCTACGTAAAGTACGTGTGACAGAAGCAGGCGACACGGATGTATTGCCAGGATCATTGATGGAAATTCAAGACTTCAAGAACGTAAACAAAGATGCATTGATCGAAGGCAAGCAACCAGCTATTGGGAAGCCGATCATACTCGGTATCACGAAAGCGTCTCTTGAAACAGATTCCTTCTTATCAGCTGCATCATTCCAAGAAACCACAAGAATTCTTACAGACGCAGCAATTAAAGGTAAGTATGATGAGTTACTCGGCTTGAAAGAGAATGTCATCATCGGTAAGCTTGTTCCTGCGGGTACCGGTTTACAACGATACCGCCAATTAGAAGCAGATAAAGACGAAGAGCTAGTCGCAGAAAAACCAGTGGAAGAACCAACTGAGATTTAA